The Triplophysa dalaica isolate WHDGS20190420 chromosome 5, ASM1584641v1, whole genome shotgun sequence genome window below encodes:
- the tmem19 gene encoding transmembrane protein 19 gives MWGTSIFAKILSDLHPGIMHFEDGILIKDYIRIMAYMIVLCFTLAISLSFWILSITASTYYGTLQPVSPWRWLFSVLIPLMITFQAFKKKSLDHSGAVGAMLVGFILTMANTSFFATLLTFFVTSSKLTKWKGEIKKQIDPEYKEGGQRNWLQVLCNGGVPTELALLYMIEAGPGEIPVDFGKQYSASWMCLSLLGALACSTGDTWASEVGPVLSKSKPKLITTWKDVPAGTNGGVTAVGLLASLLGGAAAGGAYFFTQLLLVKELNLAVPQWPIILYGAIAGLLGSVLDSFLGATMQFSGYDETIRKVVSHESPDVKRISGKPILDNNGVNLFSSILIALFLPGFAWVFWPRQ, from the exons ATGTGGGGGACAAGCATTTTTGCGAAGATCCTTTcag atttGCATCCAGGGATAATGCATTTTGAGGATGGAATACTCATTAAAGATTACATTCGGATAATGGCATACATGattgttctgtgttttacaCTGGCCATTTCACTGTCATTCTGGATTCTGTCCATAACTGCAAGCACATACTATG GTACATTGCAACCAGTTTCACCATGGCGATGGCTGTTTTCAGTGCTCATCCCTCTTATGATCACCTTCCAAGCCTTTAAAAAGAAGAGTCTGGATCATAGTGGTGCTGTTGGAG CAATGCTGGTCGGCTTCATTCTGACTATGGCCAACACCAGCTTTTTTGCaactttgttaacattttttgtcacatccagcAAACTGACAAAATGGAAAGGGGAAATTAAGAAACAAATCGACCCTGAATACAAAGAAG GAGGCCAAAGGAACTGGTTGCAAGTGTTGTGTAATGGGGGAGTTCCCACAGAACTGGCTCTTCTCTATATGATTGAGGCTGGTCCTGGGGAAATACCTGTAGACTTTGGCAAACAATATTCTGCTTCATGGATGTGCTTATCACTTTTGGGAGCCCTTGCTTGCAGCACAGGGGACACCTGGGCTTCAGAAGTGGGTCCTGTGCTTAGTAAGAGCAAACCCAAGCTCATCACCACCTGGAAAGATGTCCCAGCAG GTACAAATGGAGGTGTGACGGCTGTTGGTCTACTGGCTAGTTTATTGGGTGGAGCAGCAGCGGGTGGAGCATATTTCTTCACCCAGTTGTTGCTGGTTAAAGAGCTGAATTTGGCAGTTCCGCAGTGGCCGATTATCTTGTATGGAGCCATAGCAGGTCTGCTTGGATCAGTGCTGGACTCGTTCCTGGGTGCCACCATGCAATTTTCAG GATACGATGAAACCATCAGGAAAGTTGTGAGTCATGAGTCACCCGATGTCAAGAGAATAAGTGGGAAACCCATTCTGGATAACAATGGAGTGAATCTTTTCTCTTCCATCCTCATAGCTCTGTTCTTACCTGGGTTTGCTTGGGTATTCTGGCCTAGGCAATGA